A genomic stretch from Halodesulfovibrio aestuarii DSM 17919 = ATCC 29578 includes:
- a CDS encoding LexA family transcriptional regulator, with amino-acid sequence MSLIKQAKSVTTYNKILTYLIDAMNLQITKGISKAEIARRLGVSGATITRWLNGERSNLRLIDAIRMANFLDLTDKELMQQLSINELKILAIVSQLKESSGQDQTTYLEQIKQYTDEHGKWKDAVKLYTTHPFSIKWLESISPTHSNCFVLTVKDNLMSPTINKGDDVLVNPDHADVKPGEIFCISIKGEKILARLFPKKENIVAMFDSETADELTSSASNPDFKIVGHVSWMNRNL; translated from the coding sequence ATGTCACTAATTAAACAAGCCAAATCTGTAACAACATATAACAAGATCTTAACGTATCTTATTGATGCTATGAATCTTCAAATTACCAAAGGGATATCAAAAGCTGAAATAGCAAGAAGACTTGGCGTTTCAGGAGCCACTATTACCAGATGGTTAAACGGAGAGCGTAGCAATCTCAGACTCATCGACGCCATAAGAATGGCTAATTTCCTAGACCTCACTGACAAAGAATTAATGCAGCAACTCTCTATTAATGAACTCAAAATATTAGCTATAGTAAGCCAACTAAAAGAAAGCTCTGGACAAGATCAAACAACTTATCTTGAACAAATAAAACAATACACAGATGAGCATGGGAAATGGAAAGACGCAGTAAAGCTCTACACAACTCACCCATTCAGCATAAAGTGGCTTGAGTCGATATCCCCAACTCACTCTAATTGTTTCGTTTTAACAGTAAAAGACAACCTTATGTCTCCTACAATCAACAAAGGCGACGACGTCCTTGTCAATCCAGATCACGCAGACGTTAAACCTGGAGAAATATTTTGTATCTCAATCAAGGGTGAAAAAATATTAGCTCGCCTTTTCCCTAAGAAAGAAAATATTGTCGCAATGTTCGATTCAGAAACAGCAGATGAACTCACAAGTAGCGCTTCTAATCCAGATTTTAAAATCGTCGGGCATGTTAGTTGGATGAACAGAAATCTTTAA
- a CDS encoding phage regulatory CII family protein, protein MAGKKSSQYSNLTEACHDTLTSRGKTNQLAKRLGRTPTTLSQQLNPNVDYTHFDADNVLPAMEEANDDTPLHWLAEQRGYLCVHVVPAGSDCKLEFELMKSSKEFADVVCTYNDIMADGVVDQEESVRFRKEAREAAAQLLAMADAVDAAVDLPKEEVPSSLPRMSGTPTDREQ, encoded by the coding sequence ATGGCAGGTAAGAAGAGTTCTCAGTATTCAAACCTGACTGAAGCATGTCACGACACGCTCACCAGTCGCGGAAAAACGAATCAGCTGGCCAAAAGGCTAGGGCGTACCCCAACTACATTGTCACAGCAGTTGAACCCGAATGTGGATTACACACATTTTGACGCCGACAATGTTCTGCCAGCAATGGAAGAAGCAAACGACGATACACCTCTGCATTGGCTTGCAGAGCAGCGTGGCTATTTGTGTGTACATGTGGTTCCAGCTGGAAGTGATTGCAAGCTGGAATTTGAGCTTATGAAATCCAGCAAAGAATTTGCCGATGTGGTTTGTACGTATAATGACATTATGGCCGACGGTGTAGTGGATCAGGAAGAGTCTGTGCGTTTTCGTAAAGAAGCACGAGAAGCAGCGGCACAGTTACTTGCTATGGCTGACGCTGTAGACGCTGCTGTGGATCTTCCTAAAGAAGAAGTTCCAAGCTCTTTGCCTAGAATGTCCGGCACCCCTACTGACCGCGAACAGTAG